A window from Sphingobacterium hotanense encodes these proteins:
- a CDS encoding BamA/TamA family outer membrane protein: MFNTRLFKILPLAALTLGLHLNATAQETSPDSTNFIKKIIKKFVSSEKDSTRSASFMVLPAVGYAQETGFEYGIASTYNFYIDKQDLNSRTSNLTLIGTLTTKKQKNIKLISDIWTKGNEYHILSELRYRDWPFNFYGIGNDTWKADEDYLDQKLYRIKLDGEKRFAPNFYAGLNVNYEHLKFKDMEAGGIFEEPTVYGKSGGQYLAIGASALYDNRNNTTYTTRGFYGRAKYSYAPNFFGKDNFIGSQVEVDVRGFYPINNTLTIAAQGLFRGTYGDNVPFYVLRDLGGDMTMRGYYLGRYKDNNYATAQAEIRYRFHPRIGINGFLGTGSTFSKENDIRLLPSYGAGLRYFFSLEHNSSIRFDYAFGEQRPGEKRQSGFYLSISEAF; this comes from the coding sequence ATGTTTAATACCAGATTATTCAAAATTCTACCTCTTGCAGCCTTAACATTAGGTTTGCATCTGAATGCAACAGCGCAGGAAACTAGCCCTGACAGTACAAACTTCATTAAAAAAATCATCAAAAAATTCGTCTCCTCCGAGAAAGATTCCACGCGATCGGCAAGCTTTATGGTGCTCCCGGCAGTAGGGTATGCTCAAGAAACAGGTTTCGAATACGGAATTGCAAGTACGTATAACTTCTATATCGATAAACAAGATCTAAATAGCCGAACGTCCAACCTAACCCTAATCGGTACCCTGACGACGAAAAAACAAAAAAACATTAAGCTAATTTCCGATATCTGGACCAAAGGAAATGAATACCACATCCTCTCCGAACTTCGCTATCGCGATTGGCCATTCAATTTCTATGGCATCGGCAATGATACTTGGAAGGCAGATGAGGATTACCTCGACCAAAAGCTATACCGCATCAAACTTGACGGCGAGAAACGCTTCGCTCCAAACTTCTACGCCGGATTAAATGTAAACTACGAGCATTTAAAATTCAAAGACATGGAAGCTGGCGGTATTTTCGAAGAGCCAACCGTTTACGGAAAATCTGGAGGACAATACCTCGCCATCGGTGCATCGGCATTATACGACAACAGAAATAATACCACTTATACTACGCGTGGTTTCTATGGCCGCGCCAAATACAGCTATGCTCCCAACTTCTTTGGCAAAGACAACTTCATCGGCTCACAAGTGGAGGTCGATGTTCGCGGTTTTTACCCCATCAACAACACCCTGACGATCGCTGCCCAAGGATTATTCCGCGGAACTTACGGTGATAATGTCCCATTCTATGTGCTACGTGATCTTGGAGGCGATATGACCATGCGCGGATATTACCTCGGCCGATACAAAGACAACAATTACGCGACAGCCCAGGCTGAAATACGCTATAGATTCCACCCCCGCATCGGAATCAACGGATTCCTCGGAACCGGAAGCACATTCTCCAAGGAAAACGACATCCGCTTGCTCCCTAGCTACGGCGCAGGACTTCGCTACTTCTTCAGCTTAGAACATAATAGCAGCATCCGCTTCGACTACGCCTTCGGCGAACAACGCCCCGGCGAGAAAAGACAATCAGGATTTTATTTGAGTATAAGTGAAGCGTTTTAG
- a CDS encoding sensor histidine kinase, translating to MSRLAIADFFKVLALLSLAVGIAYLIFLGYYSYALLLFLITFYLAYRFVASHRFLVKQMLEFSEAVKYRDFTRRFVVKNNQSTEGKLYQAFNQINEIYKNISIDQALQHQYLNKVINMLDTAILFFHADTGKVIWVNDAFKSLFQVPHLGNIAGLQRRNADLYEKTMQLKVGKQQMETTNSASGKIKVLLQCSEFETQDGQFRIVVYQNINEAIDETETKAWHKLLRVLTHEIMNSIGPISSLAETLHSRLEQWEGDQDIEDLKVGIFTIKRRSEGLLQFAKSYRLINKVDQPQVAEILLVQLFENIYQLLEPTLLQKNIDVDIIIKNTRMVLLADINLVEQVLINLLLNAIEAVKDQEDPYISLSGIESNGRIQIKIQDNGVGMSPEIQEQIFTPFFTTKKTGTGVGLTLSKQIMLMHNGNLLVDSQEGEGSVFTLQF from the coding sequence ATGTCGAGATTAGCGATTGCTGATTTTTTTAAAGTGCTGGCACTCTTGTCGCTTGCTGTTGGAATCGCCTACTTGATTTTCTTAGGCTACTACAGCTATGCGCTTTTGTTATTTCTGATCACTTTTTATCTAGCCTATCGCTTTGTTGCCAGCCATCGGTTTCTAGTGAAACAAATGCTAGAGTTTTCCGAAGCCGTAAAATATAGAGATTTCACGCGCCGTTTTGTGGTAAAGAATAACCAGTCGACCGAGGGCAAATTGTACCAGGCTTTCAACCAGATCAACGAAATTTATAAAAATATAAGCATCGATCAAGCCCTTCAGCATCAGTACCTCAATAAGGTAATCAATATGCTGGATACCGCCATCTTGTTTTTCCATGCCGATACCGGTAAAGTCATCTGGGTAAACGATGCCTTCAAATCGCTTTTTCAGGTTCCTCATCTTGGGAATATTGCAGGCTTACAGCGCAGAAATGCAGATCTGTATGAGAAGACCATGCAGCTGAAGGTAGGGAAGCAGCAAATGGAGACCACCAATTCTGCCTCCGGTAAGATCAAGGTACTCTTGCAATGCTCGGAGTTTGAGACGCAGGACGGACAGTTTCGCATCGTGGTCTATCAAAACATCAACGAAGCAATCGATGAAACGGAAACAAAAGCTTGGCATAAGCTGCTCCGCGTGCTGACCCATGAAATCATGAACTCCATTGGTCCGATCAGCTCCTTGGCAGAAACCCTGCATAGCCGCTTGGAACAATGGGAAGGCGATCAGGATATCGAAGACCTCAAAGTGGGAATATTCACCATTAAACGTCGAAGCGAAGGGCTGTTGCAGTTTGCGAAGAGTTATCGCCTGATTAATAAGGTCGATCAGCCACAAGTGGCGGAGATTCTGCTCGTGCAGCTTTTCGAAAATATTTATCAACTTCTCGAACCAACGCTCCTCCAAAAGAATATCGATGTGGATATCATCATCAAAAATACCCGGATGGTACTCTTGGCAGATATCAACTTAGTCGAGCAGGTCCTCATCAATTTATTGCTTAACGCCATTGAAGCCGTCAAGGATCAAGAAGACCCCTATATCAGCCTATCTGGCATCGAAAGCAACGGCCGAATACAGATCAAAATTCAAGACAACGGCGTCGGCATGTCGCCCGAAATCCAAGAGCAGATCTTTACCCCATTCTTTACCACCAAAAAAACCGGAACAGGCGTCGGACTTACCCTTAGTAAGCAGATTATGCTGATGCACAACGGAAACCTCTTAGTCGACAGCCAAGAAGGCGAGGGGAGTGTTTTTACTTTGCAGTTTTGA
- a CDS encoding sigma-54-dependent transcriptional regulator — translation MKKATVLVVDDDQDLLTATRILLRPKVKEVIVEHNPEKLLNILEKHSVDILLLDMNFKSAINTGNEGLYWLGKVKENFPAVQVVMITAYGAVDLAVKSLKQGAADFIVKPWQNEQLLSTLQGLMDEHKPAQANVKSKPMVSDQGIVGKSAIMNDLFYKLDKVSPTEANILILGENGTGKDLIANAIHQRSLRNKNPFIKVDVGSLTETLFESELFGYKKGAFTDAREDRKGRFENADSGTLFLDEVGNINLQQQAKLLSVLQNRAVVPLGSSQPVAVDMRLISATNVPLKALADESRFRKDLIYRINTLEIQVPALRERTDDIPLLANHFLDFYNRKYHKNIAGLEADALHKLKQYHFPGNVRELQYSIERAVIMSDQSSLRAEDILFSPIESVPEATSSSTDFSSHNLEEMERKAIKSAIERYNGNISKAAKELGLTRAALYRRLEKYNL, via the coding sequence ATGAAGAAAGCAACCGTACTTGTTGTAGATGATGATCAGGATTTATTAACCGCCACCCGTATCCTGTTAAGACCTAAAGTTAAAGAGGTTATTGTTGAACATAACCCAGAGAAATTACTGAATATTCTAGAGAAGCATTCGGTTGATATCCTCTTGTTGGATATGAACTTTAAGAGTGCGATAAACACCGGTAATGAGGGCTTATACTGGTTGGGGAAAGTAAAGGAGAATTTTCCTGCCGTTCAGGTCGTGATGATTACGGCCTATGGTGCGGTTGATTTAGCCGTTAAATCTTTGAAGCAAGGGGCAGCGGACTTTATCGTTAAGCCTTGGCAGAATGAACAGTTGCTGAGTACGCTGCAGGGGTTGATGGACGAGCATAAACCGGCGCAGGCGAATGTGAAGTCGAAGCCAATGGTTTCGGATCAGGGCATTGTAGGCAAGTCGGCAATTATGAACGATCTGTTTTACAAACTCGACAAGGTATCACCTACGGAAGCCAATATTCTTATTCTCGGAGAAAACGGAACAGGGAAAGATTTGATAGCAAACGCTATTCATCAGCGCTCTTTGCGCAATAAAAATCCATTTATTAAAGTCGATGTAGGTTCACTGACCGAAACACTTTTCGAGAGTGAACTATTCGGCTATAAGAAAGGTGCATTTACTGACGCCAGGGAAGATCGAAAAGGCCGTTTTGAGAATGCCGACAGTGGTACTCTTTTTCTGGATGAGGTCGGGAATATCAATCTGCAACAACAGGCGAAGCTATTGAGTGTATTGCAAAACCGCGCTGTCGTTCCTTTGGGTTCTAGCCAGCCCGTTGCAGTGGATATGCGCTTAATTTCCGCAACCAATGTTCCATTGAAGGCATTGGCGGATGAGTCGAGATTCCGAAAGGACTTAATCTACAGAATAAACACCCTAGAAATTCAGGTACCGGCATTGCGTGAGCGAACAGATGATATCCCCCTTTTAGCTAACCATTTTCTTGATTTCTACAACAGGAAATATCATAAGAATATCGCCGGTTTAGAAGCAGACGCGCTACATAAGCTGAAGCAGTATCATTTTCCGGGGAATGTCCGCGAATTACAATACAGCATCGAAAGGGCGGTTATCATGTCTGATCAATCTAGTTTGCGCGCCGAGGATATCCTATTTTCTCCCATTGAGTCTGTTCCTGAAGCGACAAGCTCAAGTACCGACTTTTCTTCCCATAACCTAGAAGAGATGGAACGTAAGGCGATTAAATCAGCAATTGAACGCTATAATGGGAACATCAGCAAGGCAGCGAAGGAATTAGGACTGACGCGAGCAGCCTTGTATAGACGCCTGGAAAAATACAATTTGTAA
- a CDS encoding TolC family protein: protein MKYLTIYLYIVTICCCLVSNLKGQTRTLSLSDCIRMAVANNPTLLRSELNIDRADLQYKQARYDRLPEVSGGLAHELSQGRSIDPTTNQYVDRYNSYGNQYLNANVPIFNGFAILHNIRRRANAKEAGKLEFEGARNELKLDVIEAYLKVLTAQDMLTQIEGQIAVTKEQLHRHEVLNREGAVAPGDLYDIKGQYNSDLNLLEQTKQSLNDAKLTLATFLNINIAELPALEKLETEQASTAYSADDLFRSSLTVLPEYRALDWRMKEMEQHIKLMKSEYYPSLSFGAGLGSNYSKDGGEAFNQMKNNLRKSLSLSLTIPIFNRFATRTNVRLAQVDFNEAVLNKSIRENELRMNTAKAVFDLRTAQTHVQNLKEQEQSYQEAFRIANVHFEAGNSNSVIYLTAKNKLDNTRSQLVIKQYEWLLQKYINDYYAGALNL from the coding sequence ATGAAATACTTAACCATCTATTTATATATCGTAACAATTTGTTGTTGTTTAGTTAGCAATCTTAAGGGGCAAACTCGCACCTTGTCCCTTTCGGATTGCATTCGTATGGCGGTAGCTAATAATCCGACGTTATTACGTTCGGAACTTAATATCGACCGGGCGGATCTTCAGTATAAGCAGGCGCGCTACGATCGGTTGCCGGAGGTGAGCGGCGGATTGGCACATGAGCTTAGTCAAGGTCGAAGTATTGACCCGACGACCAACCAGTATGTAGACCGCTATAACAGCTATGGCAATCAATACCTCAATGCGAATGTCCCGATCTTCAACGGCTTTGCCATCTTACACAATATTCGTCGTCGTGCGAATGCGAAGGAGGCCGGAAAGCTAGAATTTGAAGGTGCTAGAAATGAATTGAAACTGGATGTCATTGAGGCATACCTGAAAGTCTTAACAGCGCAGGATATGCTAACCCAGATTGAGGGGCAGATCGCTGTAACAAAGGAACAATTACATAGACATGAGGTACTGAATAGAGAAGGTGCGGTTGCTCCGGGCGATCTTTACGATATCAAAGGACAGTATAATAGCGATCTGAATTTGTTGGAACAAACGAAGCAATCTTTAAATGATGCGAAGCTGACATTAGCAACGTTTTTGAATATCAATATTGCAGAACTACCCGCATTAGAAAAATTGGAGACAGAGCAAGCGAGCACTGCTTATAGCGCTGATGATCTTTTTCGTTCTTCATTGACGGTGCTACCTGAGTATCGTGCATTGGACTGGCGGATGAAGGAGATGGAGCAGCATATTAAATTGATGAAGTCAGAATATTATCCTTCCTTATCCTTTGGCGCAGGCTTAGGATCCAACTATAGCAAGGATGGGGGAGAGGCTTTCAACCAGATGAAGAATAATCTTCGGAAAAGCCTTTCTTTAAGCCTAACCATTCCCATATTCAATAGATTTGCGACGCGTACGAATGTGCGTTTGGCGCAGGTTGATTTTAACGAGGCAGTGCTGAATAAAAGTATTCGTGAAAACGAACTCCGTATGAACACGGCTAAAGCCGTATTTGACTTGCGAACAGCACAGACGCATGTACAGAACTTGAAGGAGCAGGAACAGAGCTATCAAGAGGCTTTTCGTATCGCCAATGTACATTTTGAAGCGGGTAATAGCAATTCGGTCATTTACTTGACGGCGAAAAACAAATTAGACAATACGCGTAGTCAGTTGGTAATCAAACAATATGAGTGGTTGCTTCAAAAATATATTAACGATTACTATGCAGGGGCATTAAATTTATAA
- a CDS encoding efflux RND transporter periplasmic adaptor subunit, translating into MDRPIKQKTWNTKRLLTVGGVVALVGLIGASYYFTSGNSKLNVEAERIAIFEVKEDTFQEFIPINGTVLPISSIYLDASVGGRVEEKYVEDGAHLRKGDPIMRLSNTDLELSLINQETQVLNLLTQAQIAQTSAQQATINNRNQMADVEQALKEAERVYTLNKKLLAEKAIGSQEYQKSLNEYNYQKERIGLTNQIVRQDEVSNAQKLNQDRETYKRTQSALQLMRQKVGDLILRAPVDGQLTSFDAEIGQNKTAGERLGQIDVLTGFKVRAEIDEHYINRIFPDLKGQFSIDDKSYELRIKKVYTQVKDGRFLVDMEFIGARPESIRRGQTLPIRLALSDKTKAVLLAKGGFNQQTGGNWIFKLDKSGNTAYRTDIQLGRQNPEYYEVLGGLKPGDKVVISSYETYDKIQELSIKQ; encoded by the coding sequence ATGGACAGACCAATTAAACAGAAGACATGGAATACGAAGCGGCTCTTAACGGTTGGCGGCGTGGTTGCCTTGGTTGGCTTGATCGGCGCGAGTTATTATTTCACGAGCGGCAATAGCAAACTCAATGTAGAAGCGGAGCGTATTGCTATCTTTGAAGTAAAAGAAGATACCTTTCAAGAGTTTATACCTATCAATGGAACCGTACTTCCTATCAGCAGTATTTATCTGGATGCTTCGGTTGGTGGTCGTGTGGAGGAGAAATATGTAGAAGATGGGGCGCATTTGAGAAAAGGAGACCCTATCATGCGTCTTTCGAATACGGATTTGGAGCTGAGCCTTATCAATCAGGAAACGCAGGTTTTGAACCTCTTGACACAGGCTCAAATTGCGCAGACCAGTGCACAGCAGGCTACCATCAACAATCGTAATCAAATGGCGGATGTGGAACAAGCGCTGAAGGAAGCGGAGCGCGTTTATACCTTGAACAAAAAGTTGCTGGCGGAAAAGGCGATTGGTTCGCAGGAATATCAAAAGTCGCTGAATGAGTACAATTACCAGAAAGAACGTATCGGGTTAACGAATCAGATCGTGAGACAAGATGAGGTTTCGAATGCACAGAAACTAAATCAGGACCGCGAAACCTATAAACGTACGCAGAGCGCTTTGCAGCTGATGCGCCAAAAAGTGGGGGATCTAATATTAAGAGCCCCTGTGGATGGGCAACTGACTTCCTTTGACGCCGAGATCGGACAGAATAAAACGGCTGGCGAGCGTCTAGGACAGATTGATGTATTGACAGGTTTTAAAGTGCGTGCAGAAATCGATGAGCACTATATCAACCGCATCTTTCCTGATTTGAAGGGGCAGTTCAGCATTGACGACAAGTCCTATGAGCTGCGCATTAAAAAAGTGTACACCCAGGTGAAAGATGGTCGCTTCTTGGTAGACATGGAGTTTATCGGAGCACGACCGGAGAGTATCCGTCGCGGACAGACCCTGCCAATACGTTTAGCATTGAGCGATAAGACCAAAGCGGTGTTACTCGCAAAGGGAGGCTTTAATCAACAAACGGGCGGAAACTGGATTTTTAAATTAGATAAATCAGGAAATACAGCTTATCGTACGGATATTCAATTAGGCCGTCAGAACCCGGAATATTATGAGGTATTAGGAGGCTTGAAACCCGGCGATAAAGTCGTTATTTCAAGCTATGAAACCTACGATAAGATTCAAGAATTGAGCATAAAACAGTAG
- a CDS encoding ABC transporter ATP-binding protein gives MIKITNLQKFYRTEEVETVALNDVNIHVKEGEFVAVMGPSGCGKSTLLNIVGLLDDLDEGSYLFNSIEVAKFKENKRSDLRKHNIGFVFQSFNLIDELTVFENVELPLVYTNVPAAERKKRVEEVLEKVQIMHRRNHFPQQLSGGQQQRVAVARAVVNNPKLILADEPTGNLDSSNGNEVMQLLTELNEAGTTIVMVTHSEYDAKFADRVIRMLDGQVILEDVRN, from the coding sequence ATGATCAAGATAACCAACCTACAGAAATTCTATCGCACCGAAGAGGTGGAGACTGTTGCGCTCAACGATGTTAATATACATGTGAAAGAGGGAGAATTTGTTGCCGTAATGGGCCCCTCTGGATGTGGGAAGTCGACCCTATTAAATATAGTTGGTCTGTTGGACGATTTAGACGAGGGCAGTTATCTATTCAACAGTATCGAAGTAGCAAAATTTAAGGAGAATAAGCGTTCGGATTTGCGCAAGCATAACATCGGCTTTGTCTTCCAGTCGTTTAACCTAATCGACGAGCTAACGGTTTTTGAAAACGTGGAACTTCCGCTTGTTTACACCAATGTGCCTGCTGCCGAACGTAAGAAACGCGTGGAGGAAGTGTTGGAAAAAGTGCAGATCATGCACCGCCGCAATCACTTTCCACAGCAGCTGTCTGGTGGTCAGCAACAACGTGTCGCCGTAGCGCGCGCCGTAGTCAACAACCCTAAATTGATCCTAGCCGACGAGCCCACAGGTAACTTAGATTCGAGCAACGGTAATGAAGTTATGCAATTACTAACCGAACTCAACGAAGCCGGAACAACCATCGTCATGGTAACACACTCTGAATACGACGCCAAGTTCGCCGACCGTGTAATCAGAATGCTCGACGGACAGGTGATATTGGAAGATGTAAGAAATTAA